One stretch of Halapricum desulfuricans DNA includes these proteins:
- the mutS gene encoding DNA mismatch repair protein MutS produces the protein MDAALGAPEKMAERADDLTPMMAQYFELTREYDDSLVLFQVGDFYEAFCEAAERVARLYEITLTKREDSTGEYPMAGIPIDNAESYVETLLDAGYRVAIADQVEDPEEVSGVVERAVTRIITPGTLTEDELLGGAANNYVAALARENDRYGLAMVDVSTGDAYATGSDSLATIEDELGRFDPSEAIVGPDAPTDPFECMVTPYDERAFTAERARERVGRYFGPPERLLASDAEVRACGALLAYAEYTRGGTGVGEDGQLAYLNHLTRYDPREYMVLDSVALESLEVFGRRSVRSSEGLTLAEAVDETACAMGRRELTDWLRRPLIERDRIEARHEAVAELVGAVRTRERLHERLREVYDLERLISRVSRGRANARDLNSLGSTLAVVPDIRAAIEDSDSRKLRALHDRLDDLPEVRSLLSEAIADDPPPELTEGGVIASGYDETLDELRETERSGKAWVERLEARERDRTGIDSLKVGHNSVHGYYIEVTDANLDRVPEDYQRRQTLKNSERYYTPELKEREDEIVRAEQRADDREYELFVEVRETVAAESERVQRLADALAQLDVLVSFATVAAEFDYARPEIVSEGIEIEAGRHPVVERTEDAFVPNGASLDRDDRVMIVTGPNMSGKSTYMRQIALTALLAQAGSFVPAERARLRLVDRIFTRVGASDDIAGGRSTFMIEMTELAEILEHATEDSLVLLDEVGRGTSTTDGLAIARAVTEFVHDEVGATTLFATHHHELTDVAEQLPAVRNRHFETSREDGEVVFEHEIAPGPAEASYGVEVAGVAGVPETVVERAAELLEDGETAASADEGGVPARTNGSGDTEADHENPDATAEIDAIRERLREVSIAETTPLEALRLLAELQSKLEAE, from the coding sequence ATGGACGCGGCACTCGGAGCGCCGGAGAAGATGGCCGAACGGGCCGACGACCTGACGCCGATGATGGCCCAGTACTTCGAGTTGACCCGCGAGTACGACGACTCGCTCGTCCTCTTTCAGGTCGGTGACTTCTACGAGGCCTTCTGTGAGGCCGCCGAGCGAGTCGCCAGGCTCTATGAGATCACGCTCACGAAACGCGAGGACTCGACCGGCGAGTACCCGATGGCCGGCATCCCGATCGACAACGCCGAGAGTTACGTCGAAACGCTGCTCGACGCCGGCTATCGCGTCGCCATCGCCGACCAGGTCGAGGACCCCGAGGAGGTGAGCGGCGTCGTCGAACGGGCGGTCACCCGGATCATCACCCCCGGGACACTCACCGAGGACGAACTGCTGGGCGGGGCCGCGAACAACTACGTCGCCGCGCTGGCCCGCGAGAACGACCGCTACGGGCTGGCGATGGTCGACGTCTCGACCGGCGACGCCTACGCGACCGGCAGCGACTCGCTGGCGACCATCGAGGACGAACTCGGCCGGTTCGACCCTTCGGAAGCGATCGTCGGGCCCGACGCGCCGACCGATCCCTTCGAGTGTATGGTGACGCCATACGACGAGCGCGCCTTCACCGCCGAGCGGGCACGCGAGCGGGTCGGCCGGTATTTCGGCCCGCCGGAGCGACTGCTCGCCAGCGACGCGGAAGTGCGGGCCTGCGGCGCGCTGCTGGCATACGCCGAGTACACTCGCGGCGGCACCGGCGTCGGTGAGGACGGCCAACTGGCGTATCTCAACCACCTCACACGGTACGATCCCCGCGAGTACATGGTCCTGGATTCGGTCGCGCTGGAGAGTCTGGAGGTGTTCGGCCGCCGGTCGGTCCGGAGTTCGGAGGGGCTGACGCTGGCCGAGGCGGTCGACGAGACCGCCTGCGCGATGGGACGGCGGGAGCTGACCGACTGGCTGCGCCGCCCACTGATCGAGCGCGACCGGATCGAGGCGCGCCACGAGGCCGTCGCGGAACTCGTCGGCGCGGTCCGGACCCGCGAGCGCCTGCACGAGCGCCTGCGTGAGGTCTACGATCTCGAACGGCTGATCTCGCGCGTCTCGCGCGGCCGGGCGAACGCCCGTGACCTCAATTCGCTCGGCTCGACGCTGGCGGTCGTCCCCGACATCCGGGCGGCGATCGAGGACAGCGACAGCCGGAAACTCCGGGCGTTGCACGACCGGCTTGACGACCTGCCGGAGGTCCGGTCGCTGCTCTCGGAGGCGATCGCCGACGACCCGCCGCCGGAACTCACCGAGGGCGGCGTCATCGCGTCCGGGTACGACGAGACGCTCGACGAACTGCGCGAGACCGAACGCTCGGGCAAGGCCTGGGTCGAGCGACTCGAGGCGCGCGAGCGCGACCGGACCGGCATCGACTCGCTGAAGGTCGGCCACAACTCGGTGCACGGCTATTACATCGAGGTGACCGACGCCAACCTCGATCGGGTCCCCGAGGACTATCAGCGCCGCCAGACGCTGAAAAACAGCGAGCGCTACTACACGCCGGAACTCAAAGAGCGCGAAGACGAGATCGTCAGGGCCGAACAGCGGGCCGACGACCGCGAGTACGAGCTGTTCGTCGAGGTGCGCGAGACCGTCGCCGCCGAGTCCGAACGCGTCCAGCGGCTGGCGGACGCCCTGGCGCAGCTCGACGTCCTCGTCTCCTTCGCGACCGTCGCCGCGGAGTTCGACTACGCCCGCCCGGAGATCGTCTCCGAGGGCATCGAGATCGAGGCCGGTCGCCATCCGGTCGTCGAGCGGACCGAGGACGCGTTCGTCCCGAACGGGGCCAGCCTCGACCGGGACGACCGCGTGATGATCGTTACCGGGCCAAACATGAGCGGCAAGTCGACCTACATGCGCCAGATCGCGCTCACGGCGTTGCTCGCCCAGGCCGGGAGCTTCGTCCCCGCGGAACGCGCGCGCTTGCGTCTCGTCGATCGGATCTTCACCCGCGTCGGGGCCAGCGACGACATCGCAGGCGGGCGATCGACGTTCATGATCGAGATGACCGAACTCGCCGAGATCCTCGAACACGCAACCGAGGACTCGCTGGTCCTGCTCGACGAGGTCGGACGCGGCACTTCGACGACGGACGGGCTGGCGATCGCTCGCGCGGTGACGGAGTTCGTCCACGACGAGGTGGGCGCGACGACGCTGTTTGCGACTCACCACCACGAACTCACCGACGTCGCCGAGCAACTCCCGGCGGTCCGCAACCGGCACTTCGAGACCAGCCGCGAGGACGGCGAGGTCGTCTTCGAACACGAGATCGCGCCCGGCCCGGCCGAGGCCTCCTACGGCGTCGAGGTCGCCGGCGTCGCCGGCGTCCCCGAGACGGTCGTCGAGCGCGCGGCAGAACTGCTCGAAGACGGCGAGACGGCCGCCTCTGCGGACGAGGGCGGCGTCCCGGCGCGAACGAACGGGAGCGGGGACACGGAAGCCGATCACGAGAACCCGGACGCGACGGCGGAGATCGACGCGATCCGCGAGCGCCTGCGCGAGGTGTCGATCGCCGAGACGACGCCGCTGGAGGCGCTGCGGCTGCTCGCCGAGTTGCAATCGAAACTCGAAGCGGAGTAG
- a CDS encoding DUF7522 family protein, with protein MAEILSETLADELVSIARTATGDSLRSVTYFNRSNFEQLYLRSDLERDADLDTFVGHEWRGYRDTANAYQATETELGAYRYTIRAFENGYLLRVGTERSSVLLTTDDVTMQEFEEVAEAVSRSLESHSESSDHE; from the coding sequence ATGGCAGAGATCCTCTCGGAGACGCTGGCCGACGAGCTCGTCTCGATCGCGCGCACGGCGACCGGCGACAGCCTGCGCTCGGTGACGTATTTCAACCGGTCGAACTTCGAGCAGCTGTATCTCCGCAGTGACCTCGAGCGCGACGCCGATCTTGACACGTTCGTCGGCCACGAGTGGCGCGGCTACCGCGACACCGCCAACGCCTATCAGGCGACCGAGACCGAACTCGGCGCCTACCGGTACACCATTCGGGCGTTCGAGAACGGCTACCTGCTGCGGGTCGGCACCGAGCGCTCGAGCGTCCTGCTGACGACCGACGACGTCACCATGCAGGAGTTCGAGGAAGTGGCCGAAGCCGTCAGTCGCAGTCTGGAATCCCATTCCGAGTCGAGCGATCACGAGTAA
- the gpmI gene encoding 2,3-bisphosphoglycerate-independent phosphoglycerate mutase translates to MDVGLVILDGWGLNDDETARDAVRAADTPNFETYWDAGAHNRLEVSGRRVGLPEGQMGNSEVGHLNIGAGRVVKQDTTRITDDIEDGTFFENDELVAAMDYADEHDGAVHLMGLVSDGGVHSRQTHLHALIEMAADRGVEAVTHAFMDGRDTSPTGGEGYLTELQAVIDENGTGDVATVTGRYYAMDRDQNWERTKRAYDAIVDREGDHHTETAVEAATESYERDTTDEFIEPTTIEGGEALEDGDAVVFFNFRSDRARQLTRMLNNIRPEDWEYDLEPPETYYVTMTQYDKTFDVPVAYGPNQPVNTIGEVVSEAGKTQLRLAESEKYPHVTYFLNGGREIEFEGEMREIVQSPDVPTYDHQPEMSCAEVTDTALEYIESDDPDMMVLNYANPDMVGHTGDFDATVAAVEAVDEQLGRLAEAVMAAGGDLLITADHGNADDLGTEDDPHTAHTLNDVPIIYLDENGTDGGRSVRGGGTLADIAPTMLELMAIDKPAEMTGESLLE, encoded by the coding sequence ATGGACGTCGGACTCGTAATCCTCGACGGCTGGGGACTGAACGACGACGAAACAGCCCGCGACGCCGTGCGCGCCGCGGACACACCGAACTTCGAGACGTACTGGGACGCCGGTGCACACAACCGCCTGGAGGTCTCAGGCCGGCGGGTCGGGCTGCCGGAGGGCCAGATGGGCAACTCCGAGGTCGGCCACCTGAACATCGGGGCCGGCCGCGTGGTCAAGCAGGACACCACCCGGATCACCGACGACATCGAGGACGGCACGTTCTTCGAGAACGACGAGCTCGTCGCGGCGATGGACTACGCCGACGAGCACGACGGGGCCGTTCACCTCATGGGGCTGGTCTCCGATGGCGGGGTCCACTCCCGACAGACCCACCTGCACGCGCTGATCGAGATGGCCGCCGACCGCGGCGTCGAGGCTGTCACCCACGCGTTCATGGACGGCCGAGACACCTCGCCGACCGGCGGGGAGGGATATCTGACCGAACTGCAGGCGGTCATCGACGAGAACGGCACCGGCGACGTCGCGACCGTGACCGGCCGGTACTACGCGATGGACCGCGACCAGAACTGGGAGCGCACGAAACGGGCCTACGACGCCATCGTCGACCGGGAGGGCGACCACCACACAGAGACTGCCGTCGAAGCGGCCACCGAGTCCTACGAGCGCGACACGACCGACGAGTTCATCGAGCCGACGACCATCGAGGGCGGCGAAGCCCTCGAGGACGGCGACGCGGTCGTGTTCTTCAACTTCCGGTCGGATCGTGCCCGCCAGCTCACCCGGATGCTCAACAACATCCGCCCCGAGGACTGGGAGTACGACCTGGAGCCGCCGGAGACGTACTACGTCACGATGACCCAGTACGACAAGACCTTCGACGTGCCGGTGGCCTACGGGCCGAACCAGCCCGTCAACACGATCGGCGAGGTCGTCTCCGAGGCCGGCAAGACCCAGCTCCGGCTCGCGGAATCCGAGAAGTACCCCCACGTCACGTACTTCCTCAACGGCGGCCGGGAGATCGAATTCGAAGGCGAGATGCGCGAGATCGTCCAGAGCCCGGACGTCCCGACCTACGATCACCAGCCGGAGATGTCCTGTGCGGAGGTGACCGACACGGCCCTCGAATACATCGAAAGCGATGACCCGGACATGATGGTGCTGAACTACGCGAACCCGGACATGGTCGGACACACCGGGGACTTCGACGCTACGGTCGCAGCCGTTGAGGCGGTCGACGAACAGCTGGGTCGGCTCGCCGAGGCGGTCATGGCCGCCGGCGGCGACCTGCTGATCACCGCCGACCACGGCAACGCCGACGATCTGGGCACCGAGGACGACCCCCACACGGCCCACACGCTCAACGACGTTCCGATCATCTACCTCGACGAGAACGGCACAGACGGCGGCCGGTCTGTGCGAGGCGGCGGTACGCTCGCCGACATCGCGCCGACGATGCTCGAACTCATGGCCATCGACAAGCCCGCGGAGATGACCGGCGAGAGCCTGCTCGAGTAG
- a CDS encoding universal stress protein, protein MVETILIPTDGSEHGQRAAAYAIALAEREGATLHALYVVDTDEFGEPALSTTEIIVTEEEDRGRKVLSAVAEAAGRRGVSVKTTCCHGIPEETIEAHADEIGADLIVLGERGQTHERREGTVTRELREDDDRVVTIGDI, encoded by the coding sequence ATGGTCGAGACGATTCTGATTCCGACAGACGGGAGCGAACACGGGCAGCGCGCGGCCGCCTACGCGATCGCGCTGGCCGAACGCGAGGGCGCGACCCTCCACGCGCTGTACGTCGTGGACACCGACGAGTTCGGAGAACCGGCCCTGAGCACCACTGAGATCATCGTCACCGAAGAGGAAGACCGGGGTCGGAAAGTGCTCTCGGCGGTCGCCGAGGCCGCCGGGCGGCGCGGCGTCTCCGTGAAGACGACTTGCTGTCACGGGATCCCCGAAGAGACGATCGAAGCGCACGCCGACGAAATCGGGGCCGATCTCATCGTGCTCGGCGAGCGCGGCCAGACCCACGAGCGACGTGAAGGCACAGTCACCCGAGAGCTACGAGAAGACGACGACCGCGTCGTCACGATCGGCGACATCTGA